A window from Pseudonocardia cypriaca encodes these proteins:
- a CDS encoding lipase family alpha/beta hydrolase, translating to MALVHTGVDRLARVAGAAQAAAADVTRAGAYAARTFGSAAGIRGIAVEWAWLTAHLAVYPAGFAREQLQAPTGHRTDPLPPLHRSLVVTDVEAAGTPILLLHGIMDNRSVFTVFRRALRRRGFGVVHAVNYSLFTDDIRTAAHRLGQQVDELRELAGAERIHIVGHSLGGMIARYYVQRMGGTAAVDTLVTLGSPHGGTLAAHLLPTPLARQLRPGSDVIAELAQPAPGCDTRFLVVWSRMDQMVLPQRNGRLRHPDLDVEELGIRDVGHLALPIDPRTVRWVANALGRTARAIHPLRPGQTYPRVTSERSATARHPHPDAASITPPHRARSCP from the coding sequence ATGGCGCTGGTCCATACAGGGGTGGACCGCCTGGCCCGGGTGGCCGGGGCGGCGCAGGCCGCTGCGGCCGACGTCACGCGCGCCGGTGCGTACGCCGCCCGGACCTTCGGCAGCGCGGCCGGTATCCGGGGCATCGCCGTGGAGTGGGCGTGGCTCACCGCCCACCTCGCCGTCTACCCCGCGGGGTTCGCTCGCGAGCAGCTGCAGGCCCCCACCGGCCACCGCACCGACCCGCTGCCCCCGTTGCACCGGAGCCTGGTGGTCACGGACGTCGAGGCGGCCGGCACCCCGATACTGCTGCTGCACGGGATCATGGACAACCGCTCGGTGTTCACCGTGTTCCGGCGGGCGTTGCGACGCCGTGGCTTCGGCGTGGTGCACGCGGTGAACTACAGCTTGTTCACCGACGACATCCGGACCGCGGCGCACCGGCTCGGCCAGCAGGTCGACGAGCTGCGCGAGCTCGCAGGCGCGGAGCGGATCCACATCGTCGGTCACTCGCTCGGCGGGATGATCGCCCGCTACTACGTCCAGCGGATGGGCGGCACCGCTGCCGTCGACACGCTCGTCACGCTCGGCAGCCCGCACGGCGGCACCCTCGCCGCCCACCTGCTCCCCACGCCGCTCGCGCGCCAGCTCCGCCCCGGATCGGATGTGATCGCCGAGCTCGCGCAGCCCGCGCCCGGGTGCGACACGCGCTTCCTGGTGGTGTGGAGCCGGATGGACCAGATGGTGCTGCCGCAGCGCAACGGGCGACTGCGGCACCCTGACCTGGACGTCGAGGAGCTCGGAATACGTGACGTCGGTCACTTGGCGCTGCCGATCGATCCCCGGACAGTGCGCTGGGTAGCCAACGCACTCGGCCGAACGGCGCGGGCCATTCACCCGTTGCGCCCAGGTCAGACCTACCCACGGGTCACTTCCGAACGTTCCGCGACCGCGCGTCACCCACATCCTGACGCTGCGTCGATCACTCCGCCACACCGAGCGAGAAGTTGCCCCTAG
- a CDS encoding ATP-binding protein: protein MEVPAAGVPAPLPPGAPPLVRRRSARLVAGVAGGVADHLGVNVLWVRTAFVVLAAINGAGVIAYGLLWIFVRQEPTEVARPLGRAERQQALGLAALGIGAGLAAAALGNTVVGWIVGPLGVAAVGAAVVWREADESQRRRWTAGARSGVNGVTGGGRAALWRVLAGALFVATGIGVFLLGNLDLSQVQFGMLAVLATLLGVGVLTIPWWVRLMRELSEERRERIIETERAEIAAHLHDSVLQTLALIQRQSDQPREVLRLARGQERELRHWLYGPTGYGRSGRASGDPALSEGLADAITAAAAEVEDTYAIDVRPVVVGDRPLDDGLRALVLAAREAMVNAAKHAQVGEVSVYVEVEPEEVHVFVRDRGVGFDPDAVPTDRHGLADSVHGRMERHGGAVRLRSTPGEGTEVHLSIPVDGRTAEQDEPAPAVRVQEESNS from the coding sequence ATGGAAGTTCCTGCCGCCGGCGTGCCTGCGCCGCTGCCTCCCGGCGCGCCGCCTCTCGTGCGCAGGCGCAGCGCCCGCCTCGTGGCGGGCGTCGCGGGGGGTGTGGCCGACCACCTCGGCGTCAACGTGCTCTGGGTGCGCACGGCGTTCGTCGTGCTCGCCGCGATCAACGGCGCCGGTGTCATCGCCTACGGCCTGCTGTGGATCTTCGTGCGGCAGGAGCCCACGGAGGTCGCGCGCCCGCTCGGCCGTGCCGAGCGCCAGCAGGCACTCGGACTGGCCGCGCTGGGCATCGGGGCCGGGCTCGCGGCCGCGGCGCTGGGCAACACCGTGGTGGGTTGGATCGTCGGCCCGCTCGGGGTGGCGGCCGTCGGTGCCGCGGTGGTCTGGCGGGAGGCCGACGAGTCGCAGCGCAGGCGCTGGACGGCAGGGGCGCGGTCGGGCGTCAACGGCGTGACGGGTGGTGGCCGGGCCGCGCTCTGGCGGGTGCTGGCCGGTGCGCTGTTCGTCGCCACCGGGATCGGGGTGTTCCTGCTGGGCAACCTGGACCTCTCCCAGGTGCAGTTCGGGATGCTCGCGGTGCTGGCCACCCTGCTCGGCGTCGGCGTGCTCACCATCCCTTGGTGGGTGCGGCTGATGCGCGAGCTCTCCGAGGAGCGCCGCGAGCGCATCATCGAGACCGAGCGCGCCGAGATCGCCGCCCACCTGCACGACTCCGTGCTGCAGACCCTGGCGCTCATCCAGCGCCAGTCCGACCAGCCGCGCGAGGTGCTGAGGCTCGCCCGCGGCCAGGAGCGCGAGCTGCGCCACTGGCTGTACGGCCCCACCGGGTACGGCCGTTCCGGGCGCGCGTCCGGTGACCCGGCGCTCTCGGAGGGGCTGGCCGACGCGATCACGGCGGCCGCGGCCGAGGTGGAGGACACCTACGCGATCGACGTGCGCCCCGTCGTGGTCGGTGACCGCCCCCTCGACGACGGGCTGCGCGCGCTCGTGCTCGCCGCCCGGGAGGCGATGGTCAACGCCGCCAAGCACGCGCAGGTCGGTGAGGTGAGCGTCTACGTCGAGGTCGAGCCCGAGGAGGTGCACGTGTTCGTGCGCGACCGCGGCGTCGGCTTCGACCCGGACGCCGTGCCCACCGACCGGCACGGCCTCGCCGACTCGGTGCACGGCAGGATGGAGCGGCACGGCGGGGCCGTGCGGCTGCGCAGCACGCCCGGTGAGGGCACCGAGGTGCACCTCTCCATCCCGGTCGACGGGCGCACCGCCGAGCAGGACGAACCCGCACCAGCGGTGCGGGTGCAGGAGGAATCCAACTCATGA
- the sucC gene encoding ADP-forming succinate--CoA ligase subunit beta, translating to MDLYEYQAKELFAAHGVPVLAGRTVETAEEAGAAAAELGTAVVVKAQVKTGGRGKAGGVKLAETPEEAREKAAAILGMDIKGHTVHQVLVTEASDIAEEYYFSFLLDRSNRTFLAMCSAEGGMEIEQLAVERPEALARVPIDPIAGVDRAKAADIVAQGKIPAAVADQAADVIVKLWETFVSEDATLVEVNPLVRDPQDKVVALDGKVTLDGNADFRHPGHADLVDQRTEDPLEAKAKAKDLNYVKLDGEVGIIGNGAGLVMSTLDVVAYAGEKHGGVKPANFLDIGGGASAEVMAAGLDVILGDPDVKSVFVNVFGGITACDAVATGIVEALKILGDSATKPLVVRLDGNNVLEGRRILDEANHPLVTQVDTMDNAADKAAELAAAGA from the coding sequence GTGGACCTCTACGAGTACCAGGCGAAGGAGCTCTTCGCCGCGCACGGAGTGCCGGTCCTGGCGGGCCGCACGGTCGAGACGGCGGAGGAGGCGGGCGCCGCCGCCGCCGAGCTCGGCACAGCCGTGGTGGTGAAGGCCCAGGTGAAGACCGGTGGGCGGGGCAAGGCCGGCGGCGTGAAGCTGGCCGAGACGCCCGAGGAGGCGCGGGAGAAGGCCGCCGCGATCCTCGGGATGGACATCAAGGGCCACACGGTCCACCAGGTGCTGGTCACCGAGGCCAGCGACATCGCCGAGGAGTACTACTTCTCGTTCCTGCTGGACCGCTCGAACCGCACGTTCCTCGCGATGTGCTCGGCAGAGGGCGGCATGGAGATCGAGCAGCTGGCCGTCGAGCGCCCCGAGGCGTTGGCACGGGTGCCGATCGACCCGATCGCGGGCGTCGACCGCGCGAAGGCCGCCGACATCGTCGCGCAGGGGAAGATCCCTGCCGCCGTCGCCGACCAGGCCGCTGACGTGATCGTCAAGCTGTGGGAGACGTTCGTCTCGGAGGACGCCACGCTGGTCGAGGTCAACCCGCTGGTGCGCGACCCGCAGGACAAGGTCGTCGCCCTGGACGGGAAGGTCACGCTCGACGGCAACGCGGACTTCCGGCACCCGGGGCACGCGGACCTGGTGGACCAGCGCACCGAGGACCCGCTGGAGGCCAAGGCGAAGGCGAAGGACCTCAACTACGTCAAGCTCGACGGCGAGGTCGGCATCATCGGCAACGGTGCCGGGCTGGTCATGTCCACCCTGGACGTGGTGGCCTACGCCGGTGAGAAGCACGGCGGGGTGAAGCCGGCGAACTTCCTCGACATCGGCGGTGGCGCCTCGGCCGAGGTGATGGCGGCGGGCCTGGACGTCATCCTCGGCGACCCGGACGTCAAGAGCGTGTTCGTCAACGTGTTCGGCGGCATCACCGCGTGCGACGCGGTCGCAACCGGCATCGTCGAGGCGCTGAAGATCCTCGGCGACTCGGCCACCAAGCCGCTCGTGGTCCGGCTGGACGGCAACAACGTCCTGGAGGGCCGCCGGATCCTCGACGAGGCGAACCACCCGCTGGTCACCCAGGTGGACACGATGGACAACGCGGCCGACAAGGCCGCCGAGCTGGCCGCGGCAGGAGCCTGA
- a CDS encoding ABC-F family ATP-binding cassette domain-containing protein: MSSPAIVCSGLSFSWPDGTPVLRDLDVAIGAGRTGLIGLNGSGKSTLLRLVAGRLAPTAGTISTAGDVGYLAQDVALDTGRTVAELLGIAEQRAALHAVEAGDTTAIAAVGDGWDVEERAVAELARLGLPADLDRGVGTLSGGEAVLTGLAGLLVRRPAIALLDEPTNNLDRRARELLHAAVAAWPGVLLVVSHDRELLELVDTVAELRGGAVRLFGGTLSAYEAQLAAEQETARRLVRVAEADLRRERRQLVEARVKLDRRVRYANTDYVNKRRPKVVMNMRRQEAQVSAGKHRIMHEERLADARRELRTAETAVRDDDRIRVDLPRTAVPAGRTVLEVGGLTVRGPERIALLGPNGSGKTTLLRSLAPAVPAAYLPQRLDVLDDAASVLDNVRAAAPSLPPQRVRAGLARFRVHGRTVDQRAGTLSGGERFRVVLARLLLAEPPPQLLLLDEPTNNLDLDSVERLTEALAAFRGTLVVASHDHPFLRKVGCTRWWSVDGGLREVAEPGHG; encoded by the coding sequence ATGTCGAGTCCTGCCATCGTCTGCTCCGGCCTGTCCTTCTCATGGCCGGACGGCACCCCCGTCCTCCGCGACCTCGACGTCGCGATCGGCGCCGGCCGCACCGGCCTGATCGGGCTGAACGGATCCGGCAAGTCCACCCTGCTCCGCCTCGTCGCGGGCCGGCTCGCCCCGACCGCGGGGACGATCAGCACGGCGGGCGACGTCGGCTACCTGGCGCAGGACGTCGCCCTCGACACCGGGCGCACCGTCGCCGAGCTGCTCGGGATCGCCGAGCAGCGGGCCGCGCTGCACGCCGTCGAGGCGGGGGACACCACGGCGATCGCGGCCGTCGGGGACGGGTGGGACGTCGAGGAACGCGCGGTCGCGGAGCTCGCGCGCCTCGGCCTGCCGGCGGATCTCGACCGCGGCGTCGGCACGCTCTCCGGCGGCGAGGCGGTGCTCACGGGGCTCGCCGGCCTGCTCGTGCGCCGCCCGGCGATCGCGCTGCTCGACGAGCCGACCAACAACCTCGACCGCCGGGCCCGCGAGCTGCTCCACGCGGCCGTCGCGGCGTGGCCGGGTGTGCTGCTCGTCGTGAGCCACGACCGGGAGCTGCTCGAGCTCGTCGACACCGTCGCCGAACTGCGTGGCGGCGCGGTGCGGCTGTTCGGGGGCACGCTCTCGGCGTACGAGGCGCAGCTCGCGGCCGAGCAGGAGACGGCGCGGCGCCTCGTCCGCGTGGCCGAGGCCGACCTCCGGCGCGAGCGGCGGCAGCTCGTGGAGGCGCGGGTCAAGCTCGACCGGCGCGTCCGCTACGCCAACACCGACTACGTCAACAAGCGCCGGCCCAAGGTCGTCATGAACATGCGCAGGCAGGAGGCGCAGGTCTCGGCGGGCAAGCACCGGATCATGCACGAGGAGCGGCTCGCGGACGCCCGCCGCGAGCTGCGCACCGCCGAGACGGCCGTGCGCGACGACGACCGGATCCGCGTCGACCTGCCGCGTACGGCGGTGCCGGCCGGGCGCACGGTGCTCGAGGTCGGCGGGCTGACCGTGCGGGGTCCGGAGCGGATCGCGTTGCTCGGGCCGAACGGCAGCGGCAAGACCACGCTGCTGCGCAGCCTCGCGCCCGCCGTCCCGGCCGCGTACCTGCCGCAGCGGCTCGATGTGCTCGACGACGCGGCGTCGGTGCTCGACAACGTGCGCGCCGCCGCTCCGTCGCTCCCACCGCAGCGGGTGCGGGCCGGGCTCGCCCGGTTCCGCGTGCACGGCCGCACCGTCGACCAGCGGGCGGGCACGCTGTCGGGCGGGGAGCGGTTCCGCGTCGTGCTGGCCCGGCTGCTGCTCGCCGAGCCGCCGCCGCAGCTCCTGCTGCTCGACGAGCCGACGAACAACCTCGACCTGGACAGTGTCGAACGCCTCACCGAGGCGCTGGCCGCGTTCCGCGGGACGCTCGTCGTCGCGAGCCACGACCACCCGTTCCTGCGGAAGGTCGGGTGCACCAGGTGGTGGAGCGTGGACGGCGGGTTGCGGGAGGTCGCCGAACCGGGGCACGGCTGA
- the pcrA gene encoding DNA helicase PcrA, translated as MSALFELPTDAPVRPRTERGAALLEGLNPRQREAVVHAGSPLLIVAGAGSGKTRVLTHRIAWLLAERGVHPGEIMSITFTNKAAAEMKERVDALVGRRGNAMWVSTFHSMCVRILRREAKHMGVRSAFSVYDADDTRRLVGLVLRDLELDPKKFAARGVAAQISNLKNELLSADDAAERAANEFERKVAEVYGVYQARLRTANAFDFDDLIMETVALLQRLPAVAEYYRRRFRHVLVDEYQDTNHAQYVLVRELVAPAAEGVEPGELCVVGDSDQSIYAFRGASIRNIVEFEQDFPNARTIMLEQNYRSTQRILSAANAVIARNPNRRDKRLWSDQGDGAKVIGYVADNEHDEAAFVAQEIDRLVDSGEIRNSDVAVFYRTNSQSRVFEDVFLRVGLPYKVVGGVRFYERKEVRDALAYLRVLSNPEDTVSLRRILNVPKRGIGERAEELVATYADRQRISFAAALRIAAEQPERIPGLVTRSQRCIASFVQLLDELNELVERGEDTAEILEAVYARTGYTAELEASDDPQDGSRRENLAELVTVAREFAGDAAVADLDDSDVEVGAPAPGSLAAFLERVALVADADSIPDNDEGMVTLMTLHTAKGLEFPVVFLTGWEDGVFPHMRAMGDPAELAEERRLAYVGITRAQNRLYLSRAMIRSSFGQPNANPASRFLAEVPDDLVEWRRAEPERSAPVGRFGFGRRPNATDRGSWNVPKAALKASISLDVGDRVNHDKYGLGTVVESDKATHRVLIDFGSAGTVRLMLIGGVPLQKL; from the coding sequence ATGAGTGCGCTGTTCGAACTGCCAACTGATGCCCCTGTCCGGCCCCGCACGGAGCGCGGTGCGGCGCTGCTGGAGGGGCTCAACCCGCGCCAGCGCGAGGCCGTGGTCCACGCCGGTTCGCCGCTGCTGATCGTCGCGGGGGCGGGCTCGGGCAAGACCCGCGTGCTCACCCACCGCATCGCGTGGCTGCTCGCCGAGCGTGGGGTCCACCCCGGCGAGATCATGTCGATCACCTTCACCAACAAGGCAGCCGCCGAGATGAAGGAGCGGGTCGACGCGCTGGTGGGCAGGCGCGGCAACGCGATGTGGGTGTCCACGTTCCACTCGATGTGCGTGCGCATCCTGCGGCGCGAGGCCAAGCACATGGGCGTGCGCAGCGCGTTCTCCGTCTACGACGCCGACGACACGCGCCGGCTCGTCGGCCTGGTGCTGCGCGACCTCGAGCTCGACCCGAAGAAGTTCGCCGCCCGCGGCGTCGCCGCGCAGATCTCCAACCTCAAGAACGAGCTGCTGTCGGCCGATGACGCCGCCGAGCGGGCCGCCAACGAGTTCGAGCGCAAGGTCGCCGAGGTCTACGGGGTGTACCAGGCCCGGCTGCGCACGGCCAACGCGTTCGACTTCGACGACCTGATCATGGAGACGGTGGCGCTGCTGCAGCGGCTCCCGGCCGTTGCTGAGTACTACCGGCGGCGGTTCCGCCACGTGCTGGTCGACGAGTACCAGGACACCAACCACGCGCAGTACGTGCTGGTGCGCGAGCTCGTCGCTCCCGCGGCCGAGGGCGTCGAGCCGGGTGAGCTGTGCGTGGTCGGCGACTCCGACCAGTCGATCTACGCGTTCCGCGGCGCGAGCATCCGCAACATCGTCGAGTTCGAGCAGGACTTCCCGAACGCGCGCACGATCATGCTGGAGCAGAACTACCGCTCGACGCAGCGCATCCTGTCGGCGGCCAACGCGGTCATCGCGCGCAACCCGAACCGGCGCGACAAGCGGCTGTGGTCCGATCAGGGCGACGGCGCGAAGGTGATCGGTTACGTCGCCGACAACGAGCACGACGAGGCCGCTTTCGTCGCGCAGGAGATCGACCGGCTCGTCGATTCCGGTGAGATCCGCAATTCCGACGTGGCGGTGTTCTACCGCACCAACTCCCAGTCGCGGGTGTTCGAGGACGTGTTCCTGCGGGTCGGCCTGCCCTACAAGGTCGTCGGCGGGGTGCGCTTCTACGAACGCAAGGAGGTGCGCGACGCGCTGGCGTACCTGCGGGTGCTGTCCAACCCGGAGGACACCGTCAGCCTGCGGCGCATCCTCAACGTGCCCAAGCGCGGCATCGGTGAGCGCGCCGAGGAGCTGGTGGCCACGTACGCCGACCGGCAGCGGATCTCGTTCGCCGCGGCGCTGCGGATCGCGGCCGAGCAGCCGGAGCGGATCCCCGGGCTGGTCACGCGGTCGCAGCGGTGCATCGCCTCGTTCGTCCAGCTGCTCGACGAGCTGAACGAGCTGGTGGAGCGCGGTGAGGACACGGCGGAGATCCTCGAGGCCGTCTACGCGCGCACCGGCTACACGGCCGAGCTGGAGGCGAGCGACGACCCGCAGGACGGCTCGCGCCGCGAGAACCTCGCCGAGCTCGTCACGGTGGCGCGCGAGTTCGCGGGCGACGCCGCGGTGGCCGACCTGGACGACTCCGACGTCGAGGTGGGTGCGCCCGCGCCCGGCTCGCTCGCGGCGTTCCTCGAACGGGTCGCGCTCGTGGCCGATGCCGACTCCATCCCCGACAACGACGAGGGCATGGTCACCCTGATGACCCTGCACACCGCGAAGGGCCTGGAGTTCCCGGTCGTGTTCCTCACCGGCTGGGAGGACGGCGTGTTCCCGCACATGCGCGCCATGGGCGACCCGGCCGAGCTGGCCGAGGAGCGGCGCCTGGCCTACGTCGGGATCACGCGCGCGCAGAACCGGCTGTACCTGTCCAGGGCGATGATCCGCTCGTCGTTCGGGCAGCCCAACGCCAACCCCGCGTCCCGGTTCCTCGCCGAGGTGCCCGACGACCTGGTCGAGTGGCGGCGCGCCGAGCCGGAGCGCTCGGCCCCGGTCGGGCGGTTCGGGTTCGGGCGCCGCCCCAACGCAACCGACCGCGGCAGCTGGAACGTCCCGAAGGCCGCGCTCAAGGCGTCGATCTCCCTCGACGTCGGCGACCGGGTCAACCACGACAAGTACGGCCTCGGCACCGTCGTCGAGTCCGACAAGGCCACCCACCGGGTGCTGATCGACTTCGGCAGCGCGGGCACGGTCCGGCTGATGCTCATCGGCGGGGTGCCGCTGCAGAAGCTGTGA
- a CDS encoding chorismate mutase: MTTDKIDDTGRNDGAATADDIDALRVEIDHLDAEILRLVKRRTEVSKTIGKARMAAGGPRIVYSREMAVLARFRELGSEGRDLALLLLRLGRGRLGSS; the protein is encoded by the coding sequence GTGACCACCGACAAGATCGACGACACCGGCCGGAACGACGGCGCCGCCACCGCGGACGACATCGACGCGCTGCGGGTCGAGATCGACCACCTCGACGCGGAGATCCTGCGTCTGGTCAAACGCCGCACCGAGGTGTCGAAGACGATCGGCAAGGCCCGCATGGCGGCCGGAGGGCCGCGGATCGTCTACAGCCGGGAGATGGCCGTGCTCGCCCGCTTCCGCGAGCTCGGCAGCGAGGGCCGCGACCTCGCACTGCTCCTGCTGCGACTGGGCAGGGGACGCCTCGGCAGCAGCTGA
- a CDS encoding response regulator — MTTESTDAPIRVFLVDDHGLFRSGVRAELDRHVPDVTVVGEAGSVDEAVAAIRHLRPDVVLLDVHMPDGGGAEVLRQLRPELPDVVFLALSVSDAAEDVIAVIRAGARGYVTKTISGRELADAVRRVKSGDAVFSPRLAGFVLDVFSDRPGAAPPGDPELDLLTRRERDVLRLLARGYAYKEIAGELFISVKTVETHVSSVLRKTQLSNRYELSRWASDRRLV, encoded by the coding sequence ATGACCACCGAATCGACCGACGCGCCCATCCGCGTCTTCCTCGTCGACGACCACGGCCTGTTCCGGTCGGGCGTGCGGGCCGAGCTCGACCGGCACGTCCCGGACGTCACCGTGGTGGGGGAGGCAGGCTCCGTCGACGAGGCGGTGGCCGCCATCCGCCACCTGCGACCGGACGTGGTGCTGCTGGACGTCCACATGCCCGACGGCGGCGGTGCCGAGGTGCTGCGCCAGCTGCGCCCCGAGCTGCCGGACGTCGTGTTCCTGGCGCTGTCGGTCTCGGACGCGGCGGAGGACGTCATCGCGGTGATCCGCGCGGGCGCCCGCGGCTACGTCACGAAGACGATCTCGGGGCGGGAGCTCGCCGACGCGGTGCGGCGGGTGAAGTCGGGCGACGCGGTGTTCTCGCCGCGGCTGGCCGGTTTCGTGCTCGACGTGTTCTCCGACCGGCCCGGCGCGGCTCCTCCTGGCGACCCGGAGCTGGACCTGCTCACCCGCCGCGAGCGCGACGTGCTGCGCCTGCTCGCGCGGGGCTACGCGTACAAGGAGATCGCGGGCGAGCTGTTCATCTCCGTCAAGACCGTGGAGACCCACGTCTCGAGCGTGCTGCGCAAGACGCAGCTGTCGAACCGCTACGAGCTCTCGCGATGGGCGTCGGACCGGCGCCTCGTATAG
- the sucD gene encoding succinate--CoA ligase subunit alpha — protein sequence MSIFLNENSRVIVQGMTGGEGTKHTTKMLAAGTNIVGGVNARKAGTSVTIGGKDLTVFGTVEEAIKETGADVSVVFVPPKFAKDAVIEAVDAEIPLCVVITEGIPVHDSAYFWAHASAKGNKTRIIGPNCPGIISPGKSNAGIIPADIAGAGPIGLVSKSGTLTYQMMYELREFGFSTAIGIGGDPVIGTTHIDALAAFEEDPDTKAIVMIGEIGGDAEERAAEFIKANVTKPVVGYVAGFTAPEGKTMGHAGAIVSGSAGTAQAKKDALEAAGVKVGKTPSETAQLMKDILAAQ from the coding sequence ATGTCGATCTTCCTCAACGAGAACAGCAGGGTCATCGTCCAGGGCATGACCGGTGGTGAGGGCACCAAGCACACCACCAAGATGCTGGCGGCCGGTACCAACATCGTCGGCGGCGTCAACGCTCGCAAGGCCGGCACGAGCGTGACCATCGGCGGCAAGGACCTCACGGTCTTCGGCACCGTCGAGGAGGCCATCAAGGAGACCGGCGCGGACGTGTCCGTCGTCTTCGTGCCGCCGAAGTTCGCCAAGGACGCGGTGATCGAGGCGGTCGACGCCGAGATCCCGCTGTGCGTGGTGATCACCGAGGGCATCCCGGTGCACGACTCCGCCTACTTCTGGGCGCACGCGAGCGCCAAGGGCAACAAGACGCGGATCATCGGCCCGAACTGCCCCGGGATCATCTCCCCCGGCAAGTCCAACGCCGGGATCATCCCGGCCGACATCGCGGGTGCGGGCCCGATCGGGCTGGTGTCGAAGTCGGGCACGCTGACCTACCAGATGATGTACGAGCTGCGGGAGTTCGGGTTCTCCACCGCGATCGGCATCGGTGGCGACCCGGTGATCGGCACCACGCACATCGACGCGCTGGCGGCGTTCGAGGAGGACCCGGACACCAAGGCGATCGTGATGATCGGCGAGATCGGCGGCGACGCCGAGGAGCGGGCGGCCGAGTTCATCAAGGCCAACGTCACCAAGCCGGTGGTCGGGTACGTGGCCGGGTTCACCGCCCCGGAGGGCAAGACGATGGGCCACGCGGGCGCCATCGTCTCCGGCTCCGCGGGCACCGCCCAGGCCAAGAAGGACGCCCTGGAAGCGGCGGGGGTCAAGGTCGGCAAGACCCCCAGCGAGACCGCGCAGCTGATGAAGGACATCCTGGCCGCGCAGTAG
- a CDS encoding M23 family metallopeptidase, whose amino-acid sequence MAAGAVVAGGQTVATTFFDSTQAVAALQPVAQVTKDAPAETTAATFTGAIGGDQLLPDPLAVDALDPASQVDVQNLAKAVDIGRDLARQAAKIEAALSDGAPEAFLYGETAFVKPTLGHLTSLFGSRWGRAHEGIDIAGSIGTPIYALTDAVVEESGPATGYGLWVVLRHTDGTQSVYGHVNRTFVKEGEKVKAGEEIAEIGNRGYSTGPHLHLEIWSSDGTKINPLTWLRKRGIEY is encoded by the coding sequence GTGGCAGCTGGTGCGGTGGTGGCCGGCGGCCAGACCGTCGCCACGACGTTCTTCGACAGCACGCAGGCCGTAGCCGCCCTGCAGCCCGTCGCCCAGGTGACGAAGGATGCGCCTGCCGAAACCACCGCCGCCACGTTCACGGGGGCGATCGGCGGCGACCAGCTGCTGCCCGACCCGCTCGCGGTCGACGCGCTCGACCCGGCATCCCAGGTGGACGTCCAGAACCTCGCCAAGGCCGTGGACATCGGCCGCGATCTGGCCCGTCAGGCCGCGAAGATCGAAGCGGCGCTGTCCGACGGCGCCCCCGAGGCCTTCCTCTACGGCGAGACCGCGTTCGTCAAGCCCACCCTCGGCCACCTCACGTCCCTGTTCGGAAGCCGCTGGGGCAGGGCCCACGAGGGCATCGACATCGCAGGCTCCATCGGCACCCCGATCTACGCGCTCACCGACGCCGTTGTCGAGGAGTCCGGCCCCGCCACCGGCTACGGCCTGTGGGTGGTGCTGCGCCACACCGACGGCACCCAGAGCGTGTACGGGCACGTCAACCGCACGTTCGTCAAAGAGGGCGAGAAGGTGAAGGCTGGCGAGGAGATCGCCGAGATCGGCAACCGGGGCTACTCCACCGGCCCGCACCTGCACCTGGAGATCTGGAGCTCGGACGGGACGAAGATCAACCCGTTGACCTGGCTGCGCAAGCGCGGCATCGAGTACTGA